From Kamptonema formosum PCC 6407, a single genomic window includes:
- a CDS encoding GNAT family N-acetyltransferase — MTLNRLILHQGNSITLIRTNPDDAEFLFEKMYSNYEFMRLFRLNDKAETVEQVRERLIVRSRATPAESGYLECLMVHKTHGAIGIIGAADYSSFHQRAESVTGIFDKQYRSISYGVEGLLLMGDLIFNAYHLHRFYAYCYGYNRPAQAAMSAGGFELEGIMKEHLYDPVSKQYVDMNIYAINEDQLRQNPLIARLSKRFLGRDITQPLMAPLPPPDESRIPATLYPAQKPPAFVKSGVLKTRFTPN, encoded by the coding sequence ATGACACTTAATCGTCTAATTCTCCATCAAGGTAATTCCATTACATTAATCAGAACTAACCCTGATGATGCGGAATTTCTCTTTGAAAAAATGTACTCAAACTATGAGTTTATGCGTCTGTTTCGTCTCAATGATAAAGCGGAAACGGTGGAACAAGTGAGGGAAAGATTAATCGTGCGATCGCGTGCAACTCCGGCGGAAAGTGGTTATCTGGAATGCTTAATGGTTCATAAAACTCATGGCGCGATCGGGATTATTGGTGCTGCTGACTATAGCTCTTTTCATCAAAGAGCCGAATCAGTCACAGGGATTTTTGATAAACAGTACCGTTCCATTTCCTATGGAGTTGAAGGTCTTTTATTGATGGGTGACTTAATTTTTAATGCTTACCATCTGCATCGTTTTTATGCTTATTGTTATGGTTATAATCGTCCGGCTCAAGCAGCTATGTCAGCAGGAGGATTTGAACTAGAAGGGATTATGAAAGAGCATTTATACGATCCCGTAAGTAAACAATATGTTGATATGAACATCTATGCCATCAATGAAGATCAACTACGCCAAAATCCTCTGATTGCTCGTTTATCTAAACGATTCCTTGGCCGTGATATTACCCAACCTTTGATGGCTCCCCTTCCTCCCCCTGATGAATCAAGAATCCCTGCTACTTTATACCCTGCTCAAAAGCCACCTGCTTTTGTGAAATCAGGAGTGTTAAAAACACGATTTACGCCCAATTAA
- a CDS encoding sulfotransferase, whose product MLNHHLLYLTGLPCSGIDFLSQSLAQHPDIYSNHLRSPLCDLLLNFRTFISTHPQAINHLNQEFNPTMERSRSAMIGFINGWFEQISEAWIVDIHPQWLQHLELINLLDPNCRMVVCVRELGQICAAIETQHQKNLLLDFPEKLASRSRADRAQQLFLPQGVVGSVLESLEQVQDLEESLQQKIFYVVYEHLMSNPQEVLTELVNWLNLGPISLDLTNINFQVPTYSESGGKYVEETYNPHQPFVYHTIPNRFEITIKQNFTWFYRIFYPGRL is encoded by the coding sequence ATGCTGAATCATCACCTACTCTATCTTACAGGACTCCCTTGTTCTGGTATAGACTTTTTAAGTCAAAGTTTAGCACAACATCCAGATATTTATAGCAATCACTTACGATCGCCTTTATGCGATTTATTGCTTAACTTCCGTACTTTTATCAGCACTCACCCCCAAGCTATTAACCATCTCAATCAGGAATTTAACCCAACGATGGAGCGATCGCGATCGGCGATGATAGGGTTTATTAATGGTTGGTTTGAGCAGATTTCTGAAGCTTGGATAGTTGATATTCATCCCCAATGGTTGCAACATCTAGAATTAATTAATTTGCTCGATCCCAACTGCCGAATGGTGGTTTGTGTACGAGAATTAGGGCAAATTTGTGCAGCTATAGAAACCCAACATCAAAAAAACCTGCTGTTAGATTTTCCCGAAAAACTTGCTTCGCGATCGCGAGCCGATCGCGCCCAACAATTATTTTTACCTCAAGGGGTTGTCGGTTCAGTGCTCGAATCCTTAGAACAAGTGCAAGACTTAGAAGAAAGCTTACAACAAAAAATATTTTACGTTGTATACGAGCATTTAATGAGTAACCCGCAGGAAGTGTTAACAGAATTAGTCAACTGGTTAAACCTTGGGCCTATTTCACTTGATTTAACTAACATTAACTTTCAAGTCCCCACTTACTCGGAATCGGGAGGTAAGTATGTGGAAGAAACCTACAATCCCCATCAGCCTTTCGTTTATCATACCATACCTAACCGCTTTGAAATTACAATTAAACAAAACTTTACTTGGTTTTATCGGATTTTTTATCCAGGTCGATTGTAA
- a CDS encoding DUF4347 domain-containing protein has protein sequence MSKISSMTILGHKKSGSVRVNPPQKPPFELLIIDAAVKDYACLIDAIETGIYVTFINSNGDGVQQLTDILSKYNNLAALHIVAHGSLGTLHLGNTTLNLNNIDSYAPQLNSWRKALKKNADLCLYSCEIGKESNTFVSRLHQILGINIAASSQKVGNPELGGTWNLDVILGKIRTQFPFNRVKLAAYPGVLATFNVAAGDVTALKQAIADANATLADDIIELTSGTYTLTTVDNNISDGFSSTANGLPTPADLTVGGKLTINGNGAIIQRDTAAPAFRFFYVPSNTDLTLNNLTFNNGLADKRGGAIYVTSTLGNLTVNNSTFSNNQVTGNGGEGGGALFVYYSSTATINNSTFSGNSVQDSGGAIHNIGTLNVTNSTFTNNTADTDVTNSTSFDNGGAIFQNNGTATIKNTLVAGNFDLSTNIKNPDLSGGTWTDGGGNLIGDNTGVATPFPVGPLVGTAATPLDAKLGPLADNGGLSQTHVLLAGSPAIDAGNNANATALTTDQRGTGFARIVNTTVDIGAFEYKPVGEILSVSVPPAITFKAGANLDFIVNFSQPVTINKGTGSAYIPVTLNTGGTVNATSVGTGAASAFHIFRYNIAAGNADNDGVILGNALTLTGDATIKDGGGSSVGLILKNVGDTTGVNVDAVLPTVSSITRQNPLSATTTAASVVYQVNFSEAVKNLDVSDFTLTPTGTAKGNIASVSATTGTSVTVTVDGITGEGDLRLDTAATPTIQDNAGNNLTAAFTTGEIYTFDTTPPTITKIARQTPTTATTNASSVVYQVDFSEAVQGLDISDFALTPTGTAKGNIASVSTATGTSVTVTVNGITGDGDLRLDTAATPTIKDNTGNNFTAAFTTGESYTITPADTTPPTITKIARQTPTTATTNASSVVYQVDFSEGVQGLDISDFALTPTGTAKGTIASVSAATGTSVTVTVNGITGDGDLRLDTAATPTIQDNSGNNLTAAFNTGEIYTFQATTATPTPTPTPTATPTPTATPTPTATPTATPTPTATPTPTVTPTPTATPTATPTATPTPTLKIEGIQVNKDTDDGLGTTEGTLSWAIQKANTQEGADTISLLNNVRLNFGDSLLNFEDSLLRMVPLIDSDITFNGNGLTISGDNNNNGQVDEKDRPFFFVRSGNITFNDLNLKGGVANPGAGGAGMGGAMFIYGGNVTLNRVAFDSNQARGSDRTSAGSGGLGLTGVDGSDGSKVGNGGNGGSGGPGGFGSSGGNGGSGGSGGSKGGNGGNGGRGGRGGFGSSGGNGGSGGPAVTSSNGGNGGDGGHGGFGAGTQASAGMGGAIFVRSGTLNITNGSSFTNNVAAGGVGGDANKTTDDGQGFGGAIFTLTQAAIDAQKALKASEEGLPASNELPVVNINSDTTFAGNSASNAATKSQEVVGTDLNTDAIFKRTTPIATNAQTTTNTTQTIAVKGKGQDGPIVGGTVFFDANGNGTQDTDEPSGTTDAAGNFSLDVPGDFDTNGNGILDPEEGQYVIVGGTDAVTGEAFTGILRAVAGSTMVTPLTSVIAALVNGGMTPEAAQTSLKAAWRLPSNVDLGTFDPITAAQKGSSDGLAVLATQVAIQTSVTQITKAVQTIAPNLDVDSQTLGDIVIDAIAQTIQNGSLNLSDSNQIAILLNQYINQIDPTTLNDTVNLDTIAQFSEVIAATNNQILKAPNILELFKAQKVAQTSTLEDIVAAFNGTKSFSDLVSNNTKKALSSKANAAAINISAIPTPDNDILGLSQLELSVNNSHLGPIPASNPPHDVLLGDNDANTLNGAIGDDSILGKGSNDVLFGNQGKDVIYGYAGNDTIDAGKDNDFGRGGQNDDWISGGLGEDTLCGDAGNDTVLGELGDDILLGNKGDDVVSGNAGQDIVWGGEGNDSLHGGNGNDLVCGGIGNDTLLGDNGDDTLYGGDGDDSLTGGAGNDVFVLTPSQGAGVITDFMVGQDFLKLIDNLSFADLTITPGSGERVGDTIIRVTASNQLLVSLTGVSADSITADSIL, from the coding sequence ATGTCGAAAATAAGCTCAATGACAATCTTGGGTCATAAGAAAAGTGGCTCTGTTCGAGTTAATCCGCCTCAAAAACCTCCTTTTGAACTCCTGATAATAGATGCTGCTGTCAAGGATTATGCCTGCCTGATTGATGCCATTGAAACAGGAATTTACGTCACCTTCATTAACAGTAATGGGGATGGAGTTCAACAACTAACAGATATTCTCTCTAAGTATAACAATTTAGCAGCCCTTCATATTGTGGCTCACGGAAGTTTAGGAACCCTACATCTGGGCAACACAACCCTGAACCTCAATAATATCGATAGTTACGCGCCCCAATTAAACTCATGGCGTAAAGCCCTGAAAAAAAATGCCGATTTATGCTTATATAGCTGTGAAATAGGAAAAGAGAGCAATACCTTTGTTTCCCGTCTCCATCAAATCCTGGGAATTAACATCGCCGCCTCCAGTCAAAAAGTAGGAAACCCCGAACTTGGGGGCACCTGGAATCTGGATGTTATTTTGGGAAAAATCCGCACCCAATTTCCTTTTAATCGAGTCAAATTGGCCGCCTATCCAGGGGTATTGGCAACCTTCAACGTCGCGGCTGGTGATGTAACAGCATTAAAACAAGCGATCGCAGACGCGAATGCTACTCTTGCAGATGACATCATTGAACTAACTTCTGGAACCTACACCCTAACAACCGTTGATAATAATATCTCCGACGGTTTTTCCAGTACAGCCAACGGTTTACCCACTCCTGCGGATCTGACAGTTGGGGGAAAACTAACAATTAATGGTAACGGTGCGATTATACAACGGGATACCGCAGCACCCGCCTTTCGCTTCTTTTATGTTCCCTCAAACACCGATCTCACCCTCAATAACCTCACCTTCAATAATGGATTAGCCGACAAACGAGGCGGCGCTATTTACGTCACCAGTACCCTGGGCAACCTCACGGTTAATAATAGTACATTTAGCAATAACCAAGTCACGGGTAACGGGGGAGAGGGCGGTGGGGCGCTCTTTGTTTACTACAGTAGTACAGCCACAATTAATAACAGTACCTTTTCGGGAAATAGTGTGCAAGATAGTGGCGGAGCCATTCATAATATTGGCACGCTCAACGTTACTAATAGCACGTTTACCAACAATACAGCAGATACAGATGTTACTAATAGCACCTCCTTTGATAATGGAGGAGCAATATTTCAGAATAATGGAACAGCGACCATAAAAAATACATTAGTTGCCGGAAACTTCGACTTATCAACTAATATTAAAAACCCCGATTTATCCGGCGGAACCTGGACAGACGGAGGCGGAAACCTCATAGGCGATAACACGGGAGTAGCCACTCCCTTTCCCGTCGGCCCCTTAGTTGGAACAGCAGCAACTCCCCTTGATGCTAAACTCGGCCCCCTAGCCGATAATGGGGGATTAAGTCAAACCCATGTTTTACTAGCAGGAAGTCCCGCCATTGATGCGGGCAATAATGCCAATGCGACGGCATTAACCACCGATCAACGAGGAACTGGTTTTGCCCGGATTGTTAATACTACCGTTGACATTGGGGCTTTTGAATATAAACCAGTAGGCGAAATTCTCAGTGTTAGCGTACCACCAGCTATCACCTTTAAAGCGGGAGCCAACTTAGATTTTATCGTCAATTTCTCCCAACCTGTCACGATTAATAAAGGCACAGGAAGCGCGTATATTCCGGTGACTTTGAACACCGGAGGAACGGTGAATGCGACCTCAGTTGGAACGGGCGCAGCCTCTGCCTTTCATATATTTCGTTACAACATTGCCGCAGGAAATGCCGATAATGATGGCGTTATTTTAGGCAATGCGTTAACTCTAACGGGAGATGCAACAATTAAGGATGGTGGCGGTAGCAGTGTTGGTTTAATTCTCAAGAATGTGGGAGATACCACAGGCGTTAATGTCGATGCTGTTCTACCAACTGTTAGCAGTATTACTCGGCAAAATCCTCTAAGTGCGACAACAACAGCAGCGAGTGTAGTTTATCAAGTTAATTTCAGCGAGGCGGTTAAAAATCTCGATGTTAGTGATTTTACCCTGACTCCCACTGGCACAGCTAAGGGTAATATTGCCAGTGTTTCTGCTACTACGGGAACGAGTGTAACGGTAACGGTTGATGGCATTACCGGAGAAGGAGATTTACGATTAGATACGGCGGCGACTCCCACGATTCAAGATAATGCTGGGAATAATTTAACGGCGGCGTTTACTACAGGGGAAATCTATACTTTTGATACAACTCCCCCCACGATTACTAAGATTGCTCGTCAAACTCCGACAACGGCGACAACGAATGCGTCGAGTGTGGTGTATCAAGTCGATTTTAGTGAAGCGGTTCAGGGTTTAGATATTAGTGATTTTGCTCTGACTCCCACTGGCACAGCTAAGGGTAATATTGCCAGTGTTTCTACGGCTACGGGAACGAGTGTCACGGTGACGGTTAATGGTATTACTGGGGATGGAGATTTACGGTTAGATACGGCGGCGACTCCTACGATTAAAGATAATACTGGGAATAATTTCACTGCGGCTTTTACCACAGGGGAAAGCTATACTATAACTCCTGCGGATACGACTCCTCCGACGATTACTAAGATTGCTCGCCAAACTCCGACTACCGCGACAACGAATGCGTCGAGTGTAGTTTATCAAGTCGATTTCAGTGAAGGGGTTCAGGGTTTAGATATTAGTGATTTTGCCCTGACTCCCACTGGCACAGCTAAGGGTACAATTGCTAGTGTTTCTGCGGCTACGGGAACGAGTGTTACGGTAACGGTTAATGGTATTACTGGGGATGGAGATTTACGATTAGATACGGCGGCGACTCCTACTATTCAAGATAATTCTGGGAATAATTTAACGGCGGCGTTTAATACTGGGGAAATCTATACTTTTCAGGCGACAACAGCAACTCCAACGCCAACTCCAACTCCAACGGCAACTCCGACTCCAACGGCAACTCCGACTCCAACAGCAACTCCAACAGCGACTCCAACTCCAACAGCAACTCCGACTCCAACGGTAACTCCAACTCCAACAGCGACTCCAACAGCGACTCCAACAGCAACTCCGACTCCTACCCTAAAAATTGAAGGAATCCAAGTCAACAAAGATACAGATGACGGTTTAGGGACAACGGAAGGGACTCTCAGTTGGGCGATTCAAAAAGCTAATACCCAAGAAGGAGCCGATACTATTTCCCTATTAAATAATGTGCGCCTGAATTTTGGGGACTCTCTGTTGAATTTTGAGGACTCTCTGTTGCGGATGGTGCCGCTGATTGATAGCGATATCACCTTTAATGGTAATGGCCTTACGATTAGCGGCGATAACAATAATAATGGGCAAGTTGATGAGAAAGATCGCCCGTTCTTTTTTGTCAGATCGGGAAATATCACGTTTAATGACCTCAACCTCAAAGGAGGCGTTGCTAACCCTGGCGCAGGAGGTGCAGGGATGGGGGGTGCAATGTTTATTTATGGCGGGAATGTCACTCTCAATCGCGTTGCGTTTGACAGTAACCAAGCACGGGGGAGCGATCGAACCAGTGCGGGAAGTGGGGGACTGGGATTAACTGGAGTTGATGGCAGTGATGGCTCCAAAGTTGGCAATGGTGGCAATGGTGGCAGTGGTGGTCCTGGTGGCTTTGGTAGCAGTGGTGGCAATGGTGGCAGTGGTGGCAGTGGTGGCTCCAAAGGTGGCAATGGTGGCAATGGTGGCAGGGGTGGCAGGGGTGGCTTTGGTAGCAGTGGTGGCAATGGTGGCAGTGGTGGTCCTGCTGTCACTAGTAGCAATGGTGGCAATGGTGGCGACGGTGGCCACGGTGGCTTTGGAGCAGGAACACAAGCCAGTGCGGGGATGGGAGGTGCAATCTTTGTCCGCAGTGGCACTCTAAACATTACTAACGGTTCCAGTTTTACGAATAACGTTGCTGCTGGAGGAGTTGGCGGTGATGCCAACAAGACCACTGATGATGGACAAGGGTTTGGCGGAGCAATATTTACCCTGACTCAAGCGGCTATTGATGCTCAAAAGGCATTAAAAGCCAGCGAAGAAGGCTTACCTGCATCGAATGAACTCCCCGTTGTTAATATCAATAGCGATACGACGTTCGCAGGTAACTCTGCCTCCAATGCAGCCACCAAGAGTCAAGAAGTTGTGGGTACTGACTTAAATACCGATGCTATCTTCAAACGCACTACTCCCATAGCTACCAATGCTCAAACGACTACTAACACAACTCAAACGATCGCAGTTAAAGGTAAAGGTCAAGATGGCCCCATCGTTGGAGGCACTGTCTTCTTTGATGCTAACGGTAACGGCACTCAAGACACTGACGAACCTAGCGGCACTACCGATGCTGCTGGTAACTTTAGCCTCGATGTTCCCGGCGACTTCGACACTAATGGTAACGGCATCCTTGACCCCGAAGAAGGTCAATATGTAATAGTCGGTGGCACTGATGCGGTGACGGGAGAAGCTTTTACAGGTATCCTCAGAGCGGTTGCTGGTTCTACGATGGTAACACCCCTCACCTCCGTAATTGCGGCCCTCGTCAATGGAGGTATGACCCCAGAGGCGGCGCAAACGAGCCTAAAAGCCGCTTGGAGATTACCTAGTAATGTTGACCTCGGAACTTTTGACCCCATAACAGCGGCTCAAAAGGGTTCCAGCGATGGTTTAGCGGTTTTAGCAACTCAGGTGGCGATTCAAACCTCAGTCACGCAAATTACCAAGGCGGTTCAAACTATCGCCCCAAATCTTGATGTAGACAGTCAAACTTTAGGGGATATCGTCATTGATGCGATCGCCCAAACTATCCAAAACGGTTCTCTCAATCTCAGCGATAGTAACCAAATCGCCATCCTTCTGAACCAATACATCAATCAGATTGACCCAACAACTTTGAATGATACGGTCAATCTCGACACCATAGCACAATTCTCCGAAGTAATCGCGGCCACCAACAATCAAATCCTCAAAGCCCCGAATATCCTGGAATTATTCAAAGCCCAAAAAGTAGCTCAAACCAGTACCCTTGAGGATATAGTTGCGGCTTTCAATGGCACAAAATCCTTTAGCGATCTCGTCTCCAATAATACAAAAAAGGCTCTGAGTTCTAAGGCAAATGCGGCGGCGATTAACATTTCAGCCATTCCCACACCCGATAATGATATCTTGGGTTTGAGCCAATTAGAATTATCAGTAAATAACAGTCACCTTGGCCCGATTCCGGCTAGCAATCCTCCCCATGATGTGCTGTTGGGAGACAACGATGCTAACACTCTCAATGGAGCCATCGGTGATGATAGTATTCTAGGCAAAGGTAGCAACGATGTACTCTTTGGCAATCAAGGGAAAGATGTTATTTACGGTTATGCAGGCAACGATACCATTGATGCTGGAAAGGATAATGATTTCGGGCGCGGGGGTCAAAATGATGACTGGATTTCTGGCGGCTTAGGGGAGGATACTCTTTGTGGAGATGCTGGGAATGATACAGTCTTGGGAGAGTTAGGGGATGACATTTTGCTGGGGAATAAAGGCGATGATGTTGTCAGTGGAAATGCCGGTCAAGATATTGTTTGGGGTGGCGAAGGGAATGACTCGTTACATGGAGGTAATGGGAATGATTTAGTCTGTGGTGGCATTGGCAATGATACTCTCTTGGGAGATAATGGTGACGATACTCTCTATGGGGGTGATGGTGATGATTCTCTTACAGGTGGAGCTGGTAATGATGTTTTTGTACTAACACCAAGTCAGGGTGCTGGTGTCATTACTGATTTTATGGTGGGACAAGATTTCTTGAAATTGATTGATAATCTTAGTTTCGCCGATCTTACTATTACTCCTGGGAGTGGCGAGCGGGTAGGAGATACCATCATTCGCGTTACTGCGAGTAATCAATTGTTGGTATCTTTAACGGGGGTTTCTGCTGATTCAATTACGGCTGATTCTATCTTGTAG
- a CDS encoding YidH family protein — MLTLKLTKIDTEKAKLQNPSRVRDHLANERTYLAWMRTAIALMGFGVAIVRLRILYQFSKLMLQSWGGFINVIFGWQI, encoded by the coding sequence TTGTTGACTTTAAAGCTGACGAAAATAGATACAGAGAAGGCAAAATTACAAAATCCCTCGCGGGTGCGAGATCATTTAGCGAACGAGCGCACCTATTTAGCTTGGATGCGAACCGCGATCGCACTCATGGGTTTTGGCGTTGCGATCGTCCGTCTCCGCATCTTATACCAATTCTCTAAATTAATGCTACAGTCTTGGGGCGGGTTTATTAATGTTATTTTTGGGTGGCAAATTTGA
- a CDS encoding YidH family protein codes for MVLQPPLIARPGIGWMLGVVFSLVGLVTVLLSTNHYFNVRRDIDEDTYEPAEGWVMLFSFAVMLLGAGVVYFVFSAPFVTSIPVVTE; via the coding sequence GTGGTATTACAACCGCCTCTGATAGCGCGTCCTGGCATTGGCTGGATGTTAGGGGTAGTATTTTCTTTAGTTGGTTTAGTGACTGTTTTACTTTCAACTAACCACTACTTTAACGTCCGCCGAGACATTGATGAGGATACTTATGAACCAGCAGAAGGTTGGGTAATGCTCTTCAGTTTTGCAGTGATGCTTTTAGGAGCTGGAGTTGTCTATTTTGTATTCTCAGCTCCCTTTGTTACCTCTATTCCTGTTGTCACTGAATGA
- a CDS encoding AMIN domain-containing protein, whose product MQHKKSVQGFLPSLHSQTLRKATATLLACQSLNLSLTVAAVVVTLPIGQRQAAAALLTNWLFDPGTNQLEVMLPEGITPKFSLLDQPTRIVVDLPDTEVGTDTTQLYPEGTVRSVSLSQFQPGMARIVIDFAPGVVLTPEQVQLQRIGLENRWVLRPLFSGTNNLLSQGNSMTGATAGPMQRGLTTPPPPTSPPSNTNTRPLANSTTARPQSSTQTASLARSPQNLPNPNPAILETPNPPIQPLTVPIATFPVNQTRQQAALPPSYTPTYTPPRSVPSVTIPGYATPARPLNWNEELPRQPIAPLPASNYDNFVPPSVYPLPNAIAPTAYAPNILLPAGTRLSLLYPGVEPLALDPKPSRQEVLLLQGGILDSYGNTIVPPNTPIIGRFESNSEGTRFIAQAMYLNGRSIPLDARSDRFGSGDRKPSQRSFLRNSGIGGVALFVLSGFTGIGLLAGAAAGAATTYATAPQPATIQPGQIVQVRLNEDLRY is encoded by the coding sequence ATGCAACACAAAAAATCAGTACAGGGATTTTTGCCAAGTTTACACAGCCAGACTCTCCGCAAGGCCACAGCCACGCTGCTTGCTTGCCAGTCGCTTAACCTGAGTCTGACAGTCGCCGCCGTAGTTGTCACCTTACCAATAGGACAACGACAAGCTGCTGCTGCATTGCTGACAAATTGGTTGTTCGATCCGGGGACAAATCAGCTAGAAGTCATGCTGCCAGAGGGAATAACGCCTAAGTTTTCTCTTTTAGACCAACCGACGCGGATAGTTGTTGATTTGCCGGATACGGAGGTGGGAACTGATACTACCCAATTGTACCCAGAAGGTACGGTGCGTTCTGTCAGCCTGAGCCAATTTCAGCCGGGGATGGCGAGAATTGTGATTGATTTTGCTCCGGGAGTGGTGTTAACTCCAGAACAAGTACAGTTACAACGCATAGGTTTAGAGAATCGTTGGGTATTGCGTCCTTTGTTTTCAGGGACGAATAATCTGTTAAGTCAAGGAAATTCAATGACGGGGGCTACAGCAGGGCCAATGCAACGCGGCTTAACTACTCCGCCACCGCCTACGTCGCCGCCTAGTAACACTAACACTAGACCTCTGGCTAATTCTACTACTGCTAGACCTCAAAGTAGCACTCAAACTGCATCGTTGGCGCGATCGCCCCAAAATCTACCTAATCCTAATCCTGCGATACTAGAAACTCCAAATCCGCCGATCCAACCGCTGACAGTACCGATCGCTACTTTTCCAGTTAACCAAACAAGACAACAAGCCGCTTTACCTCCTAGTTATACACCCACCTATACGCCGCCGCGATCGGTTCCATCGGTGACAATTCCGGGTTATGCGACCCCAGCAAGACCATTAAATTGGAATGAAGAGCTTCCCAGACAGCCGATCGCTCCTTTACCTGCTAGCAATTATGATAATTTTGTCCCACCTTCAGTTTATCCCTTACCAAATGCGATCGCGCCAACTGCATACGCGCCCAATATCTTGCTACCAGCAGGAACTAGACTCAGCTTGCTTTATCCTGGTGTAGAGCCTTTAGCGCTAGATCCCAAACCCTCAAGACAGGAAGTTTTGCTATTACAAGGAGGGATTCTTGATAGCTATGGCAATACGATCGTACCACCAAATACCCCAATAATCGGACGCTTTGAAAGCAATAGCGAAGGTACGCGCTTTATTGCTCAAGCGATGTATCTTAATGGTCGTAGCATTCCTCTAGATGCGCGATCGGATCGATTTGGTAGTGGCGATCGCAAACCCTCACAAAGGAGTTTTCTGCGTAATTCCGGGATTGGAGGAGTAGCATTATTTGTACTTAGTGGTTTTACTGGTATTGGTTTACTTGCGGGTGCTGCTGCGGGTGCTGCAACAACTTACGCCACTGCTCCCCAACCTGCTACTATTCAACCAGGTCAGATTGTGCAAGTTCGTTTGAATGAGGATTTAAGATATTAA
- a CDS encoding S1 RNA-binding domain-containing protein, with protein sequence MKISLRQPTGRSRIWIYIESSDVCTSIYTSVVFDPYDNLYIWLGQIRDSQLPASMVIDKEGYGVELIAEKASNETILFRVDPWLCRDNTATFLATTVTPYELLTAFHDGIAEFLKEEYRPSDWSNIDNLNNINWGALLKSPTLPGQNWEKRLLMSRLGAYDGKIGNGEDLWEQLTLEQQWLIVLRDLLYRIAILASKRQTPEIQALVNLYVTLPVDIALGEIDSDWYQGRGVALNKEYGLDRDRRYSQQERECHYILKMTRLKMLRVGQIVDGTVRGIKTYGLFVDIGGYHALLHISAISQMPVEQLDRIFKHGDWIRAMIVWMDIEKGRVSLSTSDLEVEPGDMLKHPWKVYETAEEMADRYYQNVLSKQAID encoded by the coding sequence ATGAAAATCAGTCTAAGACAACCGACTGGTCGCTCACGTATTTGGATATACATTGAGTCCAGTGATGTTTGTACCAGTATCTATACGTCGGTTGTTTTCGATCCTTACGACAACCTTTACATTTGGTTGGGTCAAATTCGCGACTCCCAATTGCCAGCATCAATGGTAATTGATAAGGAAGGTTATGGGGTAGAATTGATAGCCGAGAAAGCAAGCAATGAGACGATCCTGTTCAGAGTTGACCCGTGGCTGTGCAGAGATAACACCGCAACATTCCTCGCTACTACAGTTACACCTTATGAATTACTCACAGCTTTTCATGACGGAATTGCTGAATTTCTTAAGGAGGAATATCGTCCATCAGACTGGTCAAACATTGATAATCTAAACAACATCAATTGGGGCGCATTACTCAAGTCGCCAACTCTTCCCGGTCAGAATTGGGAGAAACGTTTGTTAATGAGCAGGTTGGGAGCCTATGACGGAAAAATAGGAAATGGAGAAGACTTATGGGAGCAACTAACACTTGAACAACAATGGTTGATTGTCTTACGAGACTTACTATACAGAATTGCAATCCTAGCTAGTAAAAGGCAAACGCCTGAGATACAAGCACTTGTAAATCTTTACGTAACCCTACCTGTAGATATTGCATTAGGTGAAATTGATTCAGATTGGTATCAAGGACGCGGAGTTGCGTTAAATAAAGAGTATGGATTAGATCGCGATCGACGCTATAGCCAACAAGAAAGAGAATGTCACTATATTCTCAAAATGACTAGGCTTAAAATGCTTAGAGTTGGGCAAATTGTTGATGGAACTGTGCGAGGTATTAAAACGTATGGGCTTTTCGTAGATATTGGAGGTTATCATGCCTTACTACATATTTCCGCAATTTCTCAAATGCCTGTCGAGCAATTAGATCGGATTTTTAAGCATGGCGATTGGATCAGGGCGATGATTGTGTGGATGGATATTGAAAAAGGTCGAGTTTCACTCTCAACCAGCGATTTAGAGGTTGAACCAGGTGATATGTTAAAGCACCCCTGGAAAGTCTATGAGACAGCAGAAGAAATGGCAGACAGATATTATCAGAACGTTTTGTCAAAGCAGGCGATCGATTAG